From the genome of Gavia stellata isolate bGavSte3 chromosome 3, bGavSte3.hap2, whole genome shotgun sequence, one region includes:
- the LOC104263148 gene encoding fatty acid-binding protein 5: MFCTACRPGELRARGADRGGCGCVRACVCGRRAGSGAACPLLPPPPRAGLAGRGLGGEGAGARRPPHWLFPAAHVAGPAIKTAAAPLQPVLLPPRFPRDTASSSAAAMAIDAFLGKWCLISSEGFEEYMKELGVGMAMRKMGSMAKPDVYIIKDGDTITVKTESTFKTSQFSFKLGEKFEENTLDGRKTQTLVSLKDDGSLIQEQEWDGKKTIITRKLVDGQLVVECDMNGVKCVRVYQKA, translated from the exons ATGTTCTGCACAG CGTGCCGTCCCGGGGAGCTGCGGGCCCGGGGAGCAGACAGGGGTGGGTGCGGGTGTGTTCGTGCGTGTGTGTGCGGGAGGAgggcgggcagcggcgcggcGTGTCCGCTcttgccgccgccgccgcgggcgggACTCGCCGGGCGGGGGCTcggcggggaaggggccggggcgcggcggccgccccaTTGGCTCTTCCCGGCGGCACATGTCGCCGGCCCCGCTATAAAGACGGCCGCGGCCCCACTGCAGCCCGTCCTCCTGCCTCCACGCTTCCCCAGGGATACCGCCAGCTCCAGCGCCGCCGCCATGGCCATCGATGCGTTTTTAGGCAAATGGTGCCTCATCTCCAGCGAGGGCTTCGAGGAGTACATGAAGGAGCTGG GTGTGGGTATGGCCATGAGAAAAATGGGAAGCATGGCCAAACCAGATGTTTACATTATTAAGGACGGGGACACAATCACCgtaaaaacagaaagcaccTTCAAAACTTCACAGTTCAGCTTCAAGCTTGGTGAGAAATTTGAGGAAAACACATTAGATGGCAGGAAAACTCAG ACCCTTGTCAGCTTAAAAGATGACGGGTCATTGATTCAAGAGCAGGAATGGGATGGCAAGAAGACCATAATAACACGGAAACTAGTGGATGGACAATTGGTGGTG GAATGTGACATGAATGGTGTCAAGTGTGTTAGAGTCTACCAGAAAGCATGA